The Bdellovibrionales bacterium genome segment GGCAATCGCCTGCTTGATATCTCCTCGCAACAACATACTAAACAAGTTCTCATTGAGGCTGATTTTGTCCAGAGTCAGCTTTGAAAGGCTCATCGTCCTTTCCAGAATGAGAAAAACTGTTAATATCCCGACAAGCAGGATTAAATACATCACGGTCCCGCCCTCGCAAAAGGCGCGCCCGATAAAATTCCCGTATTCAGCACAATGGCTGACGACCGCCGCTGGTTGATTCAATTTTCATCCCTCCCCTTTTATTGTGAAGTAAAAACAAACGGATACGTCACCCGACCCACTTGATCAGGCGGCGGCTCCGGAAATCTCCAAGTTTTCAAACGTTGAACCAAACAATCAACAACTGACTTGTCTCCCAAGCTTGTGCTGACCACGACCACATTAGACACTCTGCCTCGTTCCTCAATATCCCATTGAACAACAAGTTTCCCATAAAGGTCGGGACTCCGAGCAAGAGCCATTTCATAACAATTCCGAATGACTCGTTTTTCTGCCAAGATCACTCGACGGATAGCTTCTCTGTCAATCGATCCTACAAACTCCGCATCCTGCCCTCCGACCTGCACCTCTACCCGACTCTTCTTTCCAATACCGCCCGAACCGTAACCAAAAGCGCCACTTGTTTTTCCTGTCGTCCCTACACCGGCTATCCCAACTGTCGCACTTCCTTTGCCACCCACTCCCGTACTTTTGAGTTTTGATCCGATATTGTCGCCAGCGCGATCTTCGGCCTGCCCAGCAAAGCCTGTTGCTGAGTCCGCAAGACCACTCAATTCACCTGCCCCTGAATAGGCTTTGTCCAACTTTGTTTGGGTTCCTCTTGAGCCAAAAGCACCCAACAATCCCACTTTTGAAACATCGACTTTTTCGCTCGAAGGGCTCGCTCCCGACTTCCCGGTATTTATGGCTCCCCCTTCACGATTTGAAGTCAGATTCTTCTTGTTCGTCTTATTAGGATTTGGTTTTGCCTGTGCTGGCGTGCCCGCATTTTCTTTAGACTCAGATTTAGGACTTGGTTTTGCCGCAGGAGCTGGCACGGCAACAGCCTTAGGCGTTGGAGCGGGGACGGTTGCAGTGTTCTTTTGTTCAACAATCTTCACAATTTTCTTCTCAGGAATCGGCTCCACCTTCGCTTCCACCACTTCCTTAGGCTCTGGTCGAGGTGGATTAAAAATGACAAGAGCCTTGCGCATGGGTTCTTCAAGCAAGGACTCATCGTTTAATTTTTTTGGAGCGTACACCATCATGTACAATCCAAAAGTCAGAGCAACAACAGCAGCTAAAATAACTCCTGTCACTTCCGAGGCCGTCAAATCCAGGAGAGGAGCTACAAGGGGTTTGGGGGCCTCAGGAACATAGCGCACATATAAATTAATTAGATCCCCGTAAATCCCTACTCTGGCCATCTCACCTTGTTTGAGGCCAATTTCGTATCCGACTGTATTTCGAACCAAACGGTTTTGTCTGATCAATTCAGAGAAGCTCTTGGTTCCTTCTTCTGATATCAATTCACCGGACATTTCTCCGGAGACACAAACCGTCGCAAGCGAATCAATACGCACAAGAGAATGGGAGAAATTCGACCCTAAATTTGGCAGAATGATTTGATTCCCGGGATTGGAACCAACTTTCACCATACCCCTTTCAGAGAAATGATAAGTACTCAAAATCCGTTCACGCCATGCAACGATGACTTCAACGACCGTTCCCTTGCCCGGCCTCAGCACCTCATTGAGACTTCCAAATTCGCTCGGCGGCGCGTAGGTTCCATTTTTATGAGAGATAACTGCCTTTGTGTTTTCCTTGGATTCCTTAGGCGGACTCCATCCTTCAGATCTGCCAACAAAAGAAGGAAGAGATTGAGGCATTTTGATTTCTGGAGTGAGGCTTGGCGCCGCTGAGTGAACCGTCTCTTCTCGGATAACTGGACTTGTCACATTTGAAATGAGAGGCGGACTTGCGCTAGCTTCGGAGTTCAATCCCTCCAGAGGGATTCCTGCCTTGACATCCACAGCGCCAGGACCCCTCGTCTCAACACTGGGGGGCGACATGGGCTTTGGAATCCCAATGTAAAAATCGAGCTGATATGGACCCACCAGGAAAGAATCACCAGACTCGATTCGTTCATCCAAAATTTTTCTGCCCTTAAACAAAGTACCTGTTTGGGAACCGAGATCCGAAATGTAAAATCCTGAGTCCCTTTCCTCAATCAAAGTATGCAAGGGGGCAATCGAATCTGCTTTCAATTGAATTTGCGAATTAATGCTCGTTCCCACTACGATCTGAGAATCGGAAAACTGTTTTACAGATTCAAGCTGCGTACCTTTATAGATGCGTATGACTATTGGCAGCTTCAATCTGAACTCCCACCACGAGGCATGTCCTCAGCGGTTCTTCTCATCTCTGGAAGGAAATTCTCGCGAAGCTTAATCAGTCTTTTGAA includes the following:
- a CDS encoding AgmX/PglI C-terminal domain-containing protein — encoded protein: MKLPIVIRIYKGTQLESVKQFSDSQIVVGTSINSQIQLKADSIAPLHTLIEERDSGFYISDLGSQTGTLFKGRKILDERIESGDSFLVGPYQLDFYIGIPKPMSPPSVETRGPGAVDVKAGIPLEGLNSEASASPPLISNVTSPVIREETVHSAAPSLTPEIKMPQSLPSFVGRSEGWSPPKESKENTKAVISHKNGTYAPPSEFGSLNEVLRPGKGTVVEVIVAWRERILSTYHFSERGMVKVGSNPGNQIILPNLGSNFSHSLVRIDSLATVCVSGEMSGELISEEGTKSFSELIRQNRLVRNTVGYEIGLKQGEMARVGIYGDLINLYVRYVPEAPKPLVAPLLDLTASEVTGVILAAVVALTFGLYMMVYAPKKLNDESLLEEPMRKALVIFNPPRPEPKEVVEAKVEPIPEKKIVKIVEQKNTATVPAPTPKAVAVPAPAAKPSPKSESKENAGTPAQAKPNPNKTNKKNLTSNREGGAINTGKSGASPSSEKVDVSKVGLLGAFGSRGTQTKLDKAYSGAGELSGLADSATGFAGQAEDRAGDNIGSKLKSTGVGGKGSATVGIAGVGTTGKTSGAFGYGSGGIGKKSRVEVQVGGQDAEFVGSIDREAIRRVILAEKRVIRNCYEMALARSPDLYGKLVVQWDIEERGRVSNVVVVSTSLGDKSVVDCLVQRLKTWRFPEPPPDQVGRVTYPFVFTSQ